The following coding sequences lie in one Pirellulales bacterium genomic window:
- a CDS encoding DUF4339 domain-containing protein encodes MGIRFLCPNGHKLHVKDFLAGKRGVCPNCQARFYVPTQSMPNLRVAPAQKRGSGDSHPTTGTNHLAASAAPAGPSSDPLSGPPDTHWHVRYASGEQFGPAAPDVMRRWLAEGRVPADALVWRSDWEQWRAAQEVFESSDDQPIGSEFEFDPQLLSPRGPAPVAEAEEITEIEPLEEAPRPSRAYRRLSQQRTTKIIAGLVVALFVLLPLLWYVLFAA; translated from the coding sequence ATGGGCATCCGTTTCCTCTGTCCCAACGGACACAAACTGCACGTCAAAGACTTCCTGGCGGGCAAGCGCGGCGTCTGTCCCAACTGCCAGGCGCGCTTTTACGTCCCCACGCAGTCGATGCCCAACTTGCGGGTGGCGCCAGCTCAAAAGCGTGGCAGCGGCGATTCTCATCCGACCACCGGCACCAACCATCTGGCGGCGAGCGCGGCGCCGGCCGGTCCGAGCAGCGACCCGCTCTCTGGTCCCCCCGACACGCATTGGCATGTGCGCTACGCCAGCGGCGAACAGTTTGGCCCAGCCGCGCCCGATGTGATGCGCCGCTGGTTGGCCGAAGGGCGCGTCCCCGCCGATGCGCTCGTTTGGCGCAGCGATTGGGAACAATGGCGCGCCGCGCAAGAGGTCTTTGAATCGAGCGACGACCAGCCCATCGGCTCCGAGTTTGAATTCGACCCGCAATTGCTCAGTCCGCGCGGCCCCGCCCCCGTGGCGGAAGCCGAAGAAATCACCGAGATCGAACCGCTGGAGGAAGCTCCGCGCCCCTCGCGCGCCTACCGCCGCCTGTCGCAGCAGCGGACGACCAAGATCATCGCCGGACTGGTGGTCGCGCTGTTCGTGCTCTTGCCGCTGCTTTGGTATGTGCTCTTTGCGGCCTAA
- a CDS encoding SLC13 family permease has protein sequence MSISAWTTIGVIGAVFAALAFTSIAPDIALVGALGFLLVTGILSPGDALVGFANEGMITVGVLFVIGAGVRETGGVDIIANRLFGRPKSASGAVTRLMLPVAALSAFMNNTPLVAMLIPAVNDWARQLRIAASKVMMPLSFAAILGGTCTLIGTSTNLVVNGLVISAAANEEQALGKTDLPHGLGMFDITWVGLPSALAGCAYVIFVSRWLLPDRRPAISRHDDPREYTVEMLVAPDSPLVGKTIEDAGLRHLEGVYLAEIDRAGTIMPAVSSLERLRANDRLVFVGIVDSVVEMRRIRGLVPATDQVFKLVSPTGERTLVEAVVSDTCPVAGRTIRDGRFRSIYNAAVIAVARNGERLRQKIGDIVLTPGDTLLLECHPSFAEQQRNSRDFYLVSAIENSNPPHHERAALAIGILLCMVIAVTLAETEWFATIPSRVAALGPVVRAIASLSMLKAAVIAAAAMLVTGCVTIGSARRSIDWSVLVAIAASFGLGAALEKTGAAKVIGSAIIDVSGGSPWYALAMLYVVTVIVTELITNNAAAALMFPFALATARNLDANPMSFIIVIMMAASAGFATPIGYQTNLMVYGPGGYRFSDYVKVGVPLDLLIGVITVLIAPLVWPFHS, from the coding sequence ATGAGCATCTCGGCCTGGACAACCATAGGGGTGATTGGCGCCGTGTTCGCGGCGCTGGCCTTCACATCGATCGCCCCGGATATCGCTCTGGTGGGGGCGCTGGGGTTCTTGTTGGTGACGGGCATCCTGTCGCCGGGCGACGCGCTGGTCGGCTTCGCCAACGAAGGCATGATTACCGTGGGCGTGCTATTTGTGATCGGCGCCGGGGTGCGCGAAACGGGCGGCGTGGACATCATTGCCAATCGGTTGTTCGGGCGGCCGAAGTCGGCGTCTGGCGCAGTGACGCGGCTGATGCTGCCGGTGGCGGCGCTGAGCGCCTTCATGAACAACACGCCGCTCGTGGCGATGCTGATTCCGGCGGTCAACGATTGGGCGCGTCAGTTGCGCATCGCGGCGTCGAAGGTGATGATGCCGCTGAGCTTCGCGGCGATTTTGGGCGGCACTTGCACCTTGATCGGCACCAGCACCAACCTGGTGGTGAATGGTCTGGTGATCTCCGCCGCGGCCAACGAAGAGCAAGCGCTTGGCAAGACCGATCTGCCGCATGGCCTGGGGATGTTCGACATCACCTGGGTGGGGTTGCCTTCGGCGCTGGCGGGGTGCGCGTATGTAATCTTTGTCAGCCGCTGGCTCTTGCCCGACCGGCGACCCGCTATCAGCCGGCACGACGATCCGCGCGAGTACACAGTGGAAATGCTGGTGGCGCCCGATAGCCCCCTGGTGGGCAAGACGATCGAGGACGCGGGGCTGCGCCATTTGGAGGGGGTGTACCTGGCGGAGATCGATCGCGCAGGAACGATCATGCCGGCGGTTTCGTCGCTCGAGCGATTGCGGGCGAACGACCGGCTGGTGTTCGTGGGAATCGTCGATTCGGTGGTGGAGATGCGGCGCATCCGCGGGCTGGTGCCGGCCACCGATCAGGTGTTCAAGCTGGTGAGCCCGACGGGCGAACGCACGCTGGTGGAGGCGGTGGTTTCGGACACCTGCCCGGTGGCGGGGCGGACGATCCGCGATGGCCGTTTTCGGTCGATTTACAACGCGGCGGTGATTGCCGTGGCGCGCAACGGCGAGCGACTGCGGCAGAAGATCGGCGACATTGTGTTGACGCCGGGAGACACGTTGCTGTTGGAGTGTCATCCGTCGTTCGCGGAACAGCAGCGCAACAGCCGCGATTTTTACCTGGTCAGCGCGATCGAAAACTCGAACCCGCCGCATCACGAGCGCGCGGCGCTGGCGATTGGCATTTTGCTTTGCATGGTGATCGCGGTGACGCTGGCCGAGACGGAGTGGTTTGCGACCATTCCCAGTCGCGTGGCGGCGCTGGGGCCGGTGGTGCGGGCCATCGCCAGTCTGTCGATGCTCAAGGCGGCGGTGATTGCCGCGGCGGCGATGCTGGTGACCGGTTGCGTGACCATTGGATCGGCGCGGCGCTCGATCGATTGGTCGGTGTTGGTGGCGATCGCCGCGTCGTTTGGCTTGGGAGCGGCGCTGGAAAAGACGGGGGCGGCCAAGGTGATTGGCAGCGCGATCATCGACGTTTCGGGCGGCAGCCCTTGGTACGCGCTGGCCATGCTGTACGTGGTGACGGTGATCGTGACCGAGCTAATCACCAACAACGCCGCGGCGGCGCTGATGTTTCCGTTCGCGCTGGCCACGGCGCGGAATCTGGACGCCAATCCCATGTCGTTCATCATCGTGATCATGATGGCGGCGTCGGCGGGTTTCGCCACGCCGATCGGCTATCAGACGAATTTGATGGTCTACGGTCCGGGCGGATATCGCTTTAGCGACTATGTGAAGGTGGGGGTGCCGCTCGACCTGTTGATTGGGGTCATCACGGTGCTGATCGCGCCCTTGGTTTGGCCATTTCACAGCTAG
- a CDS encoding DUF1326 domain-containing protein, translating to MRALCWTVLAAVALLSHAVATAEEISGDYLETRTCDVYTGPCFANGQVGLTGRDALLAWSIDRGSFNGVDLAGRQVVMAIRASDTLGFGGGMVVRPDPIRSVVLVDQDASPAQRDALVAFAKSRAGQLAGEVTRVESVAIDMTLDHIDMVAKLTAGKVAHIETRKLGKGDCVCTNEMIFYPPLTDVDSYEPAYTVEAGYQGRGLGSRWQAPRTRSSFLATFNVKTEELAAR from the coding sequence ATGCGCGCGCTTTGTTGGACCGTGCTGGCCGCTGTTGCCTTGTTGAGCCATGCGGTCGCCACCGCCGAGGAGATTTCTGGAGATTATCTCGAAACGCGGACCTGCGACGTTTACACAGGACCCTGTTTCGCGAACGGCCAGGTGGGGCTAACCGGCCGCGACGCGCTGCTGGCCTGGAGCATTGACCGTGGCTCGTTCAACGGTGTTGATCTCGCTGGCCGTCAGGTGGTGATGGCTATCCGCGCCTCGGATACGCTGGGCTTTGGCGGCGGGATGGTGGTGCGGCCCGATCCGATCCGCTCGGTGGTGTTGGTCGATCAAGACGCCAGTCCCGCGCAGCGCGACGCGCTGGTGGCGTTCGCCAAGAGCCGCGCGGGCCAGTTGGCGGGCGAGGTGACGCGTGTCGAGTCGGTGGCGATCGACATGACGCTCGATCATATCGACATGGTGGCCAAGCTGACCGCCGGCAAGGTGGCTCACATCGAGACGCGTAAGCTCGGTAAGGGAGATTGCGTATGCACCAACGAGATGATCTTTTATCCGCCGCTGACCGACGTCGATAGCTACGAGCCGGCATACACCGTGGAGGCGGGCTATCAGGGACGTGGGCTGGGGAGCCGCTGGCAGGCGCCGCGCACGCGCAGTTCGTTCTTGGCCACGTTCAACGTGAAGACCGAAGAACTGGCCGCGCGATAG
- a CDS encoding citrate synthase has protein sequence MTEVAKLQLNGQQIELPIVVGSENEHAVDISKLRSQTGYITLDEGFVNTGSTTSAITYLDGENGVLRYRGYPVEQLAAHCDFVEISYLLIYGELPNADQLEQFRKNLRRHTMLHEDMRSFYNGFPRDAHPMAILSSVVGALSTFYQDSLNPRDPAQVEMSIYRVMAKLPTIAAYSYKKSIGQPFIYPRNDLDYVENFLQMMFAVPSEPYVIDPDAVRALNLLFIVHADHEQNCSTSTVRIVGSADANLFASIAAGICALWGPLHGGANQACIEMLEHIRANGGDVRKAVELAKKKDSGFRLMGFGHRVYKHYDPRASIIKDACHKLLKKKNIDDPILDIAQELEEVALHDEYFVERKLYPNVDFYSGIIYRALGLPEPMFTVMFAIGRLPGWIAHWVEMHRSVNKKIGRPRQIYVGPNKRDFLPIAER, from the coding sequence ATGACGGAAGTTGCCAAGCTGCAACTCAATGGCCAGCAGATCGAGTTGCCCATCGTTGTCGGTTCAGAGAACGAACACGCGGTCGATATCTCCAAGCTGCGTTCGCAAACCGGCTACATCACGCTGGACGAAGGGTTCGTCAACACCGGCTCGACCACCAGCGCCATCACCTATCTCGATGGCGAAAATGGCGTCCTCCGCTACCGCGGTTACCCGGTGGAGCAACTGGCGGCGCACTGCGACTTTGTCGAGATCAGCTACCTGCTCATCTATGGGGAACTGCCCAACGCCGATCAGCTTGAACAGTTCCGCAAAAATCTTCGTCGGCACACCATGCTGCACGAGGACATGCGCTCGTTTTACAACGGTTTTCCGCGCGACGCCCACCCCATGGCCATCCTCAGTTCAGTGGTCGGCGCGCTCTCCACGTTCTATCAAGACTCGCTCAACCCGCGCGATCCCGCGCAGGTCGAGATGTCGATTTATCGGGTGATGGCCAAACTGCCCACCATCGCCGCCTACAGCTACAAGAAGTCGATTGGCCAGCCGTTCATCTATCCGCGCAACGATCTCGATTACGTCGAGAACTTTTTGCAGATGATGTTCGCGGTCCCCTCCGAGCCGTATGTGATCGACCCGGACGCCGTCCGCGCGCTCAACCTGTTGTTCATCGTGCATGCCGACCACGAGCAAAATTGCAGCACCTCCACGGTGCGCATCGTCGGCTCGGCCGACGCCAATCTGTTCGCCTCCATCGCGGCCGGCATCTGCGCCCTGTGGGGGCCGCTGCATGGCGGCGCCAATCAGGCCTGCATCGAAATGCTCGAACATATCCGCGCCAACGGCGGAGACGTTCGCAAGGCGGTCGAGCTCGCCAAGAAAAAGGACAGCGGTTTCCGCCTCATGGGCTTTGGACACCGTGTTTACAAGCACTACGACCCGCGCGCCTCGATCATCAAGGACGCGTGCCACAAGCTGCTCAAGAAAAAGAACATCGACGACCCCATCCTCGACATCGCCCAAGAACTCGAAGAAGTCGCCCTCCACGACGAGTACTTTGTCGAACGCAAGCTCTATCCCAACGTCGACTTCTACTCCGGCATCATCTACCGCGCCTTGGGACTGCCCGAGCCGATGTTCACCGTCATGTTCGCCATCGGCCGCTTGCCGGGCTGGATCGCCCACTGGGTGGAGATGCACCGCTCGGTGAACAAAAAGATCGGCCGCCCGCGGCAGATCTACGTCGGTCCCAACAAGCGCGATTTTCTGCCGATCGCGGAACGGTAA
- a CDS encoding PQQ-binding-like beta-propeller repeat protein: protein MRQLSWLCLLMLAWAGCERPAEFAAPTAVAAPYGAKMGGEWPGWRGPVGRGVAEQFPRAWQWPRQAPALVWEQPTGDGWSSPVVADGRVFVTDRQGDKERLLAFDADRGKRLWVVENRVDFEPHPVGRKHGNGPKSTPVVADGKVYSLGIAGYLQCVDAANGKRLWQHDLPAEFSESVPLADGRAYVDGTRSVVVPTTAGQGGRAPLFGYTGSLLAIDGKIVLSVGGERGGTVMAFDAPTGKVVWQALREHVSYSSPVAAMLAGVEQVVVMTGPRVVGLRLADGKLLWSHPFQIQYDESISTPAIADDLVLVTGDGKPLTGLRIATAGEGQQASVAWDNVDLTSYLSSMLVHEGHVYGMADDGQFACVRLSDGKTLWQGGDHGYYASPVLAGDRLLALNEEGSVALLAANPARYAELGQWKLAAGATWTMPAIAGGRIFVRSADRLACFDLSAP from the coding sequence ATGCGACAACTGAGTTGGCTGTGTCTGTTGATGTTGGCCTGGGCCGGGTGCGAACGGCCGGCGGAGTTTGCCGCGCCAACTGCCGTCGCGGCGCCCTATGGCGCCAAGATGGGGGGGGAGTGGCCGGGCTGGCGCGGACCGGTTGGCCGGGGCGTGGCGGAACAGTTTCCGCGCGCGTGGCAATGGCCTCGGCAGGCGCCCGCGCTCGTTTGGGAGCAACCCACCGGCGATGGCTGGTCTTCGCCGGTGGTGGCCGATGGGCGGGTTTTCGTTACCGATCGCCAGGGAGACAAAGAGCGGCTGTTGGCCTTTGACGCCGATCGCGGCAAGAGGCTGTGGGTGGTTGAGAACCGCGTCGATTTTGAGCCGCACCCCGTGGGGCGCAAGCATGGCAACGGGCCAAAATCGACGCCGGTCGTCGCCGACGGCAAAGTGTACAGCCTGGGGATCGCCGGATATTTGCAATGCGTCGACGCCGCCAACGGCAAGCGCCTCTGGCAGCACGATCTGCCGGCGGAGTTTTCGGAGTCCGTTCCACTGGCCGACGGCCGGGCGTACGTGGACGGTACTCGCTCGGTCGTTGTGCCGACGACTGCCGGCCAGGGGGGGCGGGCGCCGCTGTTTGGCTACACCGGATCGCTATTGGCGATCGACGGCAAGATCGTGCTGTCGGTGGGAGGAGAGCGCGGCGGCACAGTGATGGCCTTCGACGCGCCGACTGGCAAGGTCGTATGGCAGGCATTGCGCGAGCATGTGTCGTATTCGTCGCCGGTGGCGGCGATGCTGGCCGGCGTCGAGCAGGTGGTGGTGATGACGGGGCCGCGCGTGGTGGGCCTGCGACTGGCGGACGGCAAACTCTTGTGGAGCCACCCATTTCAAATTCAATACGACGAGAGCATCAGCACGCCCGCTATTGCGGATGACCTGGTGCTGGTGACCGGCGATGGCAAGCCATTGACCGGGCTGCGCATAGCGACCGCTGGTGAGGGGCAACAGGCGAGCGTGGCCTGGGACAACGTGGATCTGACCAGCTATTTGTCGTCGATGTTGGTGCACGAAGGGCACGTGTACGGGATGGCGGACGACGGGCAGTTTGCCTGCGTGCGTCTGTCCGACGGCAAGACGCTGTGGCAAGGGGGCGACCACGGCTACTACGCGTCGCCGGTTTTGGCGGGAGATCGCCTGCTCGCGCTGAACGAGGAGGGGAGTGTGGCACTGTTGGCGGCCAATCCGGCGCGGTACGCCGAGTTGGGCCAATGGAAATTGGCCGCCGGCGCGACGTGGACCATGCCCGCCATCGCCGGCGGCCGAATTTTTGTGCGCAGCGCCGATCGTTTGGCGTGCTTCGATCTGAGCGCGCCTTGA
- a CDS encoding DNA-directed RNA polymerase subunit alpha → MTRVPLSAAEGQARDLKNRLSMSTAEIGLTVRTTNCLEERGIFTVNDLLHCTRDDLLSISNFGEKTLEEVYKSLESVGFYRPGRQTTLKAVKAR, encoded by the coding sequence ATGACGCGCGTTCCGCTCAGCGCCGCCGAGGGTCAAGCTCGCGATCTCAAAAACCGCTTGTCGATGAGCACCGCCGAGATTGGGCTCACGGTTCGCACCACCAACTGTCTCGAAGAGCGCGGCATCTTCACCGTCAACGACCTGTTGCACTGCACGCGCGACGATCTGTTGAGCATCTCCAACTTTGGCGAAAAGACTTTGGAAGAAGTCTACAAATCGTTGGAGTCGGTCGGCTTCTATCGCCCCGGTCGCCAGACCACCCTGAAGGCCGTCAAGGCGCGCTAA
- a CDS encoding UvrD-helicase domain-containing protein yields the protein MADLLQHLTSAQREAVQHIDGPLLILAGPGSGKTRVVTHRIAHMLSEGVPARQIVALTFTNKAAEEMRSRVEALAPGQHVWTSTFHRFCSRLLRKHAALVGLEQNFTIFDTGDSQRALKLALERLNFDPVHYTPERIGQAISHAKNNLLTPEAYLARPAGALAAVVGRVYPAYQSQLLAANAVDFDDLLLHVATLLRDNPELRAGYDAAFRYIMVDEYQDTNSAQYAIVRALSIQYPNLSVTGDPDQSIYGWRGANLSNILEFERDYPEVRVVRLEQNYRSTKSILRAADALIAHNVRRKEKALFTDNEEGAPVRFTLYSNQSEEADGIADRIAAEIEAGRRRPSDFAIFYRVNALSRELEHALRERGVPYQMISGLEFYQRKEIKDVLAYLQVLNNPRNEVAFLRVINSPARGIGKATIERLRAHADRRGLSLFDAAREAGVVEGLPKRAATSVARFVAMYDLLGTLIERPVEEIMGRLLKESGYQDALEKSDSEDDQERLANVQELLTAARQYDERHPDDGGLERFLEEVCLANETDAWEAENDRVTLMTLHAAKGLEFPVVFIIALEEGLMPHERSLQAPDQLEEERRLLFVGITRARQELWLSQAYYREFRGQRRMTIPSQFQMELPRDEFDWHGDTPSEVDWLEEFHQEPVVSPEAFEFPPRPKQFAITTAAEMARGDAPAASRPAISPETFCHNMRVLHPEYGLGTIVALSGSGVRRMATVEFGSVGVKKFVLLNTNLKPVK from the coding sequence ATGGCCGATTTACTCCAACATTTGACGTCTGCCCAACGCGAGGCCGTGCAGCACATCGACGGCCCGCTATTGATTTTGGCGGGTCCGGGGAGCGGCAAGACGCGGGTGGTGACGCACCGCATCGCCCACATGCTGAGCGAGGGGGTGCCGGCGCGGCAGATCGTGGCGCTGACGTTCACCAACAAAGCGGCCGAGGAGATGCGCTCGCGGGTCGAGGCGCTGGCGCCGGGGCAGCATGTGTGGACCAGCACGTTTCATCGATTTTGCTCGCGGCTGTTGCGCAAGCACGCGGCGCTGGTCGGTCTGGAGCAGAACTTCACGATCTTCGACACGGGCGACAGCCAGCGGGCGCTTAAGCTGGCGCTGGAGCGGTTGAACTTTGATCCGGTGCATTACACGCCGGAGCGGATCGGGCAGGCGATCAGCCACGCCAAGAACAACCTGCTGACGCCGGAGGCCTATCTGGCGCGGCCCGCCGGCGCGCTGGCGGCGGTGGTGGGACGCGTGTACCCGGCGTACCAATCGCAATTGCTGGCGGCCAACGCCGTGGACTTTGACGACCTGTTGCTGCATGTGGCCACGCTGCTGCGCGACAACCCAGAACTGCGGGCCGGCTACGACGCCGCGTTTCGCTACATCATGGTCGACGAGTATCAAGACACCAACAGCGCGCAGTACGCGATTGTGCGGGCGCTGTCGATTCAATATCCCAATCTGTCGGTCACTGGTGACCCTGATCAGTCGATCTATGGCTGGCGCGGCGCCAACTTGAGCAACATTCTGGAGTTCGAGCGCGACTACCCCGAGGTGCGGGTGGTGCGCTTGGAGCAGAATTATCGCAGCACCAAGAGTATTTTGCGCGCGGCCGACGCCTTGATCGCGCACAACGTGCGGCGCAAGGAAAAGGCGCTGTTCACCGATAACGAGGAGGGGGCGCCGGTCCGCTTCACCCTTTACTCGAATCAAAGCGAGGAGGCGGATGGCATCGCCGACCGCATCGCGGCGGAGATCGAAGCGGGACGCCGCCGGCCGAGCGACTTCGCCATTTTCTACCGGGTGAACGCGCTGAGCCGCGAGTTGGAGCACGCGCTGCGCGAGCGCGGCGTGCCGTACCAGATGATCAGCGGTCTGGAGTTTTATCAGCGCAAGGAGATCAAGGACGTTCTGGCGTATTTGCAAGTGCTCAACAACCCGCGCAACGAGGTGGCCTTTTTGCGGGTGATCAACTCGCCGGCGCGCGGCATCGGCAAGGCGACCATCGAGCGCCTGCGAGCGCATGCCGATCGACGCGGCCTGTCGCTATTCGACGCCGCTCGCGAGGCGGGCGTGGTCGAAGGACTGCCCAAGCGGGCCGCCACCAGCGTGGCCCGCTTCGTGGCGATGTACGACCTGCTGGGGACGCTCATCGAGCGACCGGTGGAAGAGATCATGGGGCGGCTGCTCAAAGAGTCGGGCTATCAAGACGCGCTCGAGAAGTCGGACAGCGAGGACGATCAGGAGCGGCTGGCCAACGTGCAGGAGTTGCTCACCGCCGCGCGGCAATACGACGAACGACACCCCGACGATGGCGGCCTGGAGCGCTTTTTGGAAGAAGTGTGCCTGGCCAACGAGACTGACGCCTGGGAGGCGGAGAACGACCGCGTCACGCTGATGACGCTGCACGCCGCCAAGGGGCTGGAGTTTCCGGTGGTGTTCATCATCGCCCTGGAAGAAGGGTTGATGCCGCACGAGCGCAGCTTGCAGGCGCCCGACCAACTAGAAGAAGAGCGGCGGCTCTTGTTTGTGGGCATTACCCGCGCGCGGCAAGAGCTATGGCTCAGTCAGGCCTACTATCGCGAGTTTCGCGGGCAGCGGCGCATGACGATACCGAGTCAGTTTCAGATGGAGTTGCCGCGCGACGAGTTCGATTGGCACGGCGACACGCCGAGCGAAGTGGATTGGCTCGAAGAGTTCCATCAGGAGCCGGTGGTCTCGCCCGAGGCGTTCGAATTTCCGCCGCGGCCCAAGCAGTTCGCCATCACGACGGCGGCCGAGATGGCGCGGGGCGACGCGCCGGCAGCCTCGCGGCCGGCGATCTCGCCAGAGACTTTTTGCCACAACATGCGGGTGCTGCATCCCGAGTATGGACTGGGGACGATCGTGGCGCTGTCGGGCTCTGGGGTGCGGCGGATGGCGACGGTGGAGTTTGGCAGCGTGGGGGTGAAAAAGTTCGTGCTGCTCAACACCAATCTAAAGCCGGTGAAGTAG
- a CDS encoding MmcQ/YjbR family DNA-binding protein — MPPRAITRLRKLCLKLPEAHEVEAWGEATFRVRNKIFAMHASGHNHHGAGREAVWLKAAPGEQARMIRAAPDCFFAPPYVGPSGWIGIWLDAGVDWEDIAEFVRDSYRLVAPKRLSAQIAPASDEESI, encoded by the coding sequence ATGCCGCCGCGCGCCATCACTCGCCTGCGCAAGCTCTGCCTCAAGCTGCCCGAGGCGCACGAGGTCGAGGCCTGGGGCGAGGCCACCTTCCGCGTGCGCAACAAAATCTTCGCCATGCACGCCAGCGGCCACAACCATCACGGCGCGGGGCGCGAGGCGGTGTGGCTCAAGGCGGCGCCGGGCGAGCAAGCCCGCATGATCCGCGCCGCCCCCGATTGCTTCTTTGCCCCGCCCTATGTCGGGCCGAGCGGTTGGATCGGCATTTGGCTCGATGCCGGCGTCGACTGGGAAGACATCGCCGAATTCGTGCGCGACTCGTATCGCCTGGTCGCCCCCAAACGACTCTCCGCCCAAATCGCCCCGGCGAGTGACGAAGAATCCATTTAG
- the hemG gene encoding protoporphyrinogen oxidase, which yields MAPSTTSPTGRQIAVIGGGISGLAAAQRARELDPGATVTLWEAGHRLGGVLKTEIDDDWLLEQSADNFITDPPAAVELCRRIGFESELLPTDDRHRTAYVVARGKLQKLPDGFTLLTAARLRPIVASPILSWPGKLRLFAEALLPARRDDADESFASFGRRRLGREAFERLAQPLVSGIYTADPNKLSMRAALPRFVDMERRHGSLYRGIRAGKKQSGKDHHHSGARYSLFVAPRRGMQSLVEALAASLPQQSIHLAQRVERLERLPTGRWRLAISGGEPQEADAVIVACASRHAASLLAPLDADLAAELAAIEYAGCVIAQIGYRREQIAHPLDAFGFVVPEIERRPILSCSFTSVKFPHRAPAGHVLLRAFLGGACQPHLHELDDDAIRQLALRELAELLGARGEPALFRLVRWRQAMPQYHVGHAERVDRIFARARRLPGLALCGNAYRGVGVPACIESGQAAAAVVIGCDTPENAARI from the coding sequence ATGGCCCCATCCACAACCTCCCCTACCGGTCGGCAAATCGCGGTGATCGGCGGCGGCATCAGCGGCCTGGCCGCCGCGCAGCGCGCCCGCGAGCTCGATCCCGGCGCGACGGTCACCCTGTGGGAGGCCGGCCACCGGCTGGGCGGCGTGCTCAAGACCGAGATCGATGACGACTGGCTATTGGAACAAAGCGCCGACAACTTCATCACCGATCCACCGGCCGCCGTCGAGTTGTGTCGCCGCATCGGTTTTGAGTCCGAACTGCTCCCAACCGACGATCGCCATCGCACCGCCTATGTTGTCGCCCGCGGCAAACTGCAAAAGCTGCCCGACGGCTTCACGCTGCTCACCGCCGCGCGCCTGAGGCCAATCGTCGCCAGCCCGATTCTCTCCTGGCCCGGCAAGCTCCGCCTCTTCGCCGAGGCGCTGTTGCCGGCGCGGCGCGACGACGCCGACGAAAGCTTCGCCAGCTTTGGCCGCCGCCGGTTAGGGCGCGAAGCCTTTGAGCGGCTGGCGCAACCCTTGGTCAGCGGCATCTATACCGCCGACCCCAACAAACTCTCCATGCGCGCCGCGCTGCCGCGCTTCGTCGACATGGAACGCCGACACGGCAGCCTCTATCGCGGCATCCGCGCCGGAAAAAAACAGTCGGGCAAAGACCATCATCACAGCGGCGCCCGCTACAGCCTCTTCGTCGCGCCCAGACGCGGCATGCAAAGCCTGGTCGAGGCCCTGGCGGCCAGCCTCCCGCAGCAATCAATTCACTTGGCGCAGCGCGTCGAGCGTCTGGAGCGCTTGCCCACCGGCAGGTGGCGACTCGCCATCTCCGGCGGCGAACCGCAGGAGGCAGACGCCGTGATCGTCGCTTGCGCCAGTCGCCACGCCGCCAGCCTCTTGGCGCCGCTCGACGCCGACCTGGCCGCCGAACTCGCCGCTATCGAATATGCCGGCTGCGTGATCGCCCAGATCGGATACCGACGCGAGCAAATCGCCCACCCGCTCGACGCTTTTGGCTTTGTCGTCCCAGAGATCGAGCGACGCCCGATCCTCTCGTGCAGTTTTACGAGCGTGAAGTTTCCGCATCGCGCGCCGGCAGGGCACGTGCTACTGCGGGCATTTCTCGGTGGAGCTTGCCAGCCTCACTTGCACGAACTGGATGACGACGCCATTCGCCAACTCGCGCTTCGCGAACTGGCCGAACTGCTCGGCGCGCGCGGCGAACCGGCGCTCTTTCGGCTGGTGCGCTGGCGGCAGGCCATGCCGCAATATCATGTGGGGCATGCCGAGCGTGTCGATCGCATCTTCGCGCGGGCGCGGCGCCTGCCGGGCTTGGCCCTGTGCGGCAACGCCTACCGCGGCGTCGGCGTGCCGGCTTGCATCGAAAGCGGCCAGGCCGCGGCAGCAGTGGTGATAGGTTGCGATACCCCTGAAAATGCTGCGAGAATTTAG